GAATCATTGTTTCTGGTATATGATTACTGCCTTCCCTATGGTGTTATGAGCTGTATGTTTACTGTAGTAGTTGTGGTCTCATATCTCAATTTGTCAATCCTATTTCTTGATTTCTTGAAAGGTTGgtttttttttactgttttttttgttggttcAGGTTTTGCTCCTATGATTAATTGTCTCAATGCCATTGAATGGAGATGATAATGTGGGAGTGCCTATCAAGGTATGGGCTTTCTATCTAACCTATTTGGTGAGTGGTGATGTGATAGATATGAATTGATTAATAGCTTTTTCCTGATTGAATGAAAGATTTGGAACTTCAATTcaaattcattgtatatttttttaattatttatttatataaaaattgtttTGTGTTTCAGCTCTTGAAAAGACATGCAATCTTTCTGCTGAATTTGAGATGTGATTCACAGAGGAAGTGGCTTTCTTAGACTAAGATGGTATCACCTTAGTATTTGTGTTACTAGAACTGCCCCAAAGTTTAACtgattttcacaattttttcgATGCTTATTTTCTACTGATAATTACAGAAAAAAATATGGGATACTCTGCTATTTGTGTTACTGGTTGCATGTGGATTGTCTCCATGATTATGAAAGAATGGGTTTCGTAACTAATCTATTCTATTAGTGGTGATGTGAATCACAAATATTGATGTTTATCctgttgtttttttatttctttttaagttCAAATGAATTTGATTACATTTTTCTGTTGATTGTGTTAAATGTGTTTCATATCTCAGCTGTTGGATACCTCCTTGTGCTGAAGTTAAGAGGTTCATTAAGAAAAGAATGCTCTTGTGCAAGTAGAATTGGTTCATGTTATTGTGGATCTAACTACCGCGTGTCATTACACAGAGAAAAAAGTTGATGTGATTGACAgatttttattcatgtttgttTATACTTTTGTTCCCATTTAGCTACTTTTTCCAATGTATCCCTACCTAAGACATTTACCAACTCTAATTGCCATCATTAGAGTCATTGTTGATTGTAGTTGGTGACTGCCTATTTTATTGTTTCTCGAAATTATCACTACTTTTTCCTGTTTTTGTGTTGTTTCAGCTTTTGGTGCTATCATTAGTTGTCTATCTTCCATTAAACGGGGATGAGAATGTGGGAATGCCTACAACATGGTATGTGCTTTCTATGTAACCTATTTGGTTAGTGGTGATGTGATTGATATCAATTCattcatttcttctttctcattaaatgaaaattttggtTATTCAACTCCACTACCCTGCATTTCCCTCCTCAATTTGATTTGAATTCAAAAAGGTGAGATTGTATCCTGGATTTTTTCTATAAAAGGATGGTTGGTGAAGCACATTGAATGCACAAACATTCTGATTTGTTGTGTTTGCTCCTAACCTGAAATTAATTCAGATTTGAAGTGTTTACATTTACATATATTTCATCAAGTCTCTTTatctcctttcttttttctgCAATGCCTCCACCATTTGATATGATTTCTAAGATGCATCCTCCTAGAGAGGCTTGGAGGCTGAAAGTTAGGGTTCTAAGGCTTTGGGTTGTACCCTCTTTTGGTAACCATGAGGTTCCTAACTCAATGGAGATGATTCTCCTTGATGAACATGTTAGCCCCTATTAGTTTCTCTTTTAAATACGGTCTTACTTGctgttttttaagttttcaaattaaaattatgtgTTTCATTAATCTGATTTGTTGTTTTGTTCCATTTATAGTGTGGAAAAATTCAAGCTACTGTCAAGAAACCACTCCTTAATAGGTTTAGGAATCATATAGTTGAAGGACAAGTTTATAGAATGGCATATTTTAGTGTTGTGTCAAATCATGGTAGTTATAGAGCAACTTCCCATGAATTCAAATTGGTTTTCCTTCACCGAACCACTGTTGTAGCTGTTGATGAAGATGTTATCCCTAAGACTTGTTTCAACATGTTTCCTTTTTCTGAGCTGCTGAACATGACCCaagattatgattttttagttGGTGTGTATATCTTGCTGCTGTTCtgttatttaagttttttaaacAAATCCTTTTAATAGTTAATAGGTTGTGTTTATTTGGAATAGATGTCATTGGACTTTTAACTTCAgttggagaagagaaagaatatgCAAGAGAGggaaaaattgtgaaaatgattgCATTGGAATTAACTTCAAAAGAGTATGTTTCTTAAGTCATTTCTGGTGCTTTctctttatcttttaattatcttttttgcttgttttttgtttgattctttgtGATCTTTTGAGTTTCAGTCTTACAGTGCGATGTGCATTGTTTGGGGATTATGTTAATCAAGTAAATCATTTCCTTGCCTCTGGGTACGTGGAGCAGTCTGTTGTAGTTATTCAACTTGCAAAAGTCAAGTTCTTTCGGGGTatgttgcttttttttttctgcacaTCTCATGGCTGCTGTAGGTGTTGTCTCCAAGAAAGTTTTGCTAGActctttctttgtttctgtGTAGGTCAAGTAGGTCTTCAAAATGTGATGTATGCCACTCAAATGTTATTTAATCTTGATATTCCTGAAGTTGTTGAATTTAGGCAGAGGTTAGGATGTcttattttgttgatttttattgtATTCTTTATTTACAACCAATATGGAATAACAAGTACAagtatttgcattttttttaatagtatgGTTGAGCAAGGTATCAACGGTACCCAGCCACTGTTTATTGCAAATGAGGGTAAAGTTGTCTCCTTGGAAGATGATTTCATGCGTTTTCTTATATGTGTTACTTTCAAAATAGGTTATATGTGGGGATACTTATCCTCCCATATTCCAAGGGCTGATTGGAAAGAAGTTGCTGCTCAAGGTTGATACCAAAGGTGTCCCACATGATACATTTTATGGGACTTTCCGAGTTACGAGAATTTGTGATGATTCCACCATCATTGCGATGTTTGAACTTCCCAATTATGATGCTGATGATGAGTCTTCTCCCAAAAAGGTTAGATATACATGCAAATGTTTTTAGATCCTGTTAATTCAtcattaatttcatattttttgtttctttattgtGCTGTTGTCAATTTCTGTTATGATCGTTACGTATTTAAACTCTTATTGCATATGAATAGGAGCATGGCTTACACAAATCTGTTCCTGCTGGAAAAGCTGATGTTGGTATTAAGAAGGAGTCTTCTGATAGTTTTATCAAAACTGAGAAAGATGCTGGTGATTGTGCTGGGATGTTGTGTAAATCCCCAGTTCTTATAGATTTTTTGGCTGAAAAACAGCCTGTTATTTCTGTGGGGAGTGAATTTGTTGGGTTAATTGATGGTGAGCATGGAAAGGAAGAGAAAACTCCCAGCAATGATACTCTTAGTGATGATCTTTCTGCTGAAATCGATATATTGCTTAGCTCAACGGAAAAAGAAACTCAGGTGCTGatgtataatattttattcctcATTCTTATGTGTGTTGTTTCTAATTGTATtttgcattcttcagtgagattCATAtgttttttcaatttctttctcaTAGGAGCTGTTGTCCCATGTTCTTGAAGCACCTTCCCAAAATGGAGAGAAGCTTACCCATGAAAATCATGTTGTCACCTCCAAGAGTAAGAGAAATTTGAATCCTCAGTTTGAAGAGGTTGCTGTTGATGCAGATGGGCGTGGGTTGAAGGTTGCTAAGGTTAATGGAGTTTGATTGAAGGTGTGGAATTGAGCTGCTGTGTGTAGGTGTAGGTGTCTTATATAGTTTATCTATAAGTATTTAGGAAGGCTTGTGGTTCCAAATAGATGGACATGCAATCATGCTGGCTTGATGGTATTTTGATTTGACTTTTTTGGATTGTGTCCAACAAATAGCATTGTTAGATATAGGGGTTTTGCTTTTGTGATTGCTCGTGTAATGTGCCAAGTATGTCTATTCTGAACTCCTCCTTTTTGTAATAGTGACTTTGCTAGGGATTGGACACATTTTCAATGTTGTACCCTCTTTAAGTTACATACTAGGATATGTAGTCAGATGTTGGGATCCTCCCTTATCATAGGGGAGACAGCCATATGTATTTGTTTTGATCACTATCAGTCAAATTTTAATGAAATGCAGCAGTTCTTCTTTtgtatttgtttatttgtttaccGTTGTACAATTTTTGCTTTTCATGTTAATGTTGATGCCCCTTAGTTATTAGTGTTAGTTATAAAGGTTTATTTTCCTTCATTTTGTCTCTTATCAAAGGTGTGCATGGTTGTATCAGTTTTTTGTTGGTGTGTTTCAAATATTTTGCCCCGATTCATTCCCCTACTCCTTCCCctttttttggttattttttttccatttgttGCTTATAGAAACTTAAGTGTGTGCATCTCTCTTTTCAATGAATTAGGTTTACTCCTTGCTTTTCAGATTTCAACCTTTTTTTCTGTTTAGTTTGAGTAACAAAGATGTCTCATAACTCAGTTCGTG
The Arachis duranensis cultivar V14167 chromosome 5, aradu.V14167.gnm2.J7QH, whole genome shotgun sequence genome window above contains:
- the LOC107489247 gene encoding uncharacterized protein LOC107489247, translating into MFLNLTVRCALFGDYVNQVNHFLASGYVEQSVVVIQLAKVKFFRGQVGLQNVMYATQMLFNLDIPEVVEFRQSMVEQGINGTQPLFIANEGKVVICGDTYPPIFQGLIGKKLLLKVDTKGVPHDTFYGTFRVTRICDDSTIIAMFELPNYDADDESSPKKEHGLHKSVPAGKADVGIKKESSDSFIKTEKDAGDCAGMLCKSPVLIDFLAEKQPVISVGSEFVGLIDGEHGKEEKTPSNDTLSDDLSAEIDILLSSTEKETQELLSHVLEAPSQNGEKLTHENHVVTSKSKRNLNPQFEEVAVDADGRGLKVAKVNGV